The proteins below come from a single Chryseobacterium capnotolerans genomic window:
- a CDS encoding cupin-like domain-containing protein: MGILLKPIDIVDDISQEDFREKYLKPRKPVVIKNMAKNWPAYQKWTMEYMKEVVGDVVVPLYDSAKADPAAPINTPTTKMPFGEYVDLIQREPTDLRIFFFDPIKFAPKLLDDYIPPKNLMGGFLDKYPSMFFGGKGSVTFLHYDIDMPHIFHTHFNGRKHVLLFEYKWKTRLYKLPYATYALEDYDIANPDFEKFPALNGIEGIECYLEHGDTLFMPTGWWHWMKYLDGSFSLSLRAWDKSWAVKAHSLWNLAIQRNFDNFMKGRYKKRYMDWKERKSVERANNALKKGLPK, from the coding sequence ATGGGCATACTCCTTAAACCGATTGATATTGTAGATGATATTTCACAAGAAGATTTCCGTGAAAAATATTTAAAGCCTCGCAAACCAGTCGTCATCAAAAACATGGCTAAAAATTGGCCTGCATATCAAAAATGGACCATGGAGTATATGAAGGAAGTGGTTGGCGACGTTGTTGTTCCTTTATACGACAGTGCTAAAGCTGATCCTGCAGCTCCTATCAATACACCTACCACCAAAATGCCTTTTGGAGAATATGTGGATTTGATTCAACGGGAACCTACAGATCTGAGAATCTTCTTTTTTGACCCGATCAAATTTGCGCCTAAGTTGTTGGATGACTATATCCCGCCTAAGAATCTAATGGGTGGTTTTTTGGATAAATATCCGAGTATGTTCTTTGGGGGTAAGGGTTCTGTGACTTTCCTTCATTATGATATCGATATGCCTCATATCTTCCACACTCATTTTAATGGAAGAAAGCATGTCCTTCTTTTCGAATACAAATGGAAAACCCGTTTGTACAAGCTTCCTTACGCTACTTATGCTTTGGAAGACTATGATATTGCCAATCCTGATTTTGAAAAGTTCCCGGCACTGAACGGTATTGAAGGGATAGAATGCTATCTGGAACATGGAGATACTTTGTTTATGCCTACCGGCTGGTGGCACTGGATGAAATATCTGGATGGATCTTTCTCGCTTTCTCTTCGTGCATGGGATAAAAGCTGGGCGGTAAAAGCGCATTCCCTATGGAATCTTGCCATTCAGCGTAATTTTGATAACTTCATGAAAGGGAGGTATAAAAAAAGATATATGGACTGGAAGGAAAGAAAATCCGTAGAAAGAGCCAATAACGCTCTGAAAAAAGGGCTTCCTAAATAA
- a CDS encoding tail fiber domain-containing protein, with protein sequence MQKTYSAMFRLCLIGSITTSSMMFSQAGGKIGINTPNPKATLDINAKTDGSSQAEGLMIPRLTGDQIQTMTASIQPGTESLMIYATATPASPTSKVAKITQPGYYFWNGSNWESMGVNSNLYTSDGAITTSLAARNVDLNGKNLVFSGTGSVGIGTTPSATAKLDVAGTIKASAIDYNSDERLKQNIVELHSSQEIINKLRPVSYFWNKTGKKKGGNAQLQYGLVAQEVEKVLPNIVSTDNEGYKSVNYNELIPLLLQTVQEQGKKIEELQKELQHLKKSR encoded by the coding sequence GTGCAGAAGACTTATTCTGCAATGTTCAGACTATGCCTCATCGGAAGTATCACTACCAGCTCAATGATGTTTTCCCAAGCAGGAGGTAAAATCGGAATTAACACTCCCAACCCAAAAGCTACTTTGGATATTAATGCTAAAACGGACGGAAGTTCCCAGGCTGAAGGGCTGATGATTCCAAGACTCACGGGAGATCAGATTCAAACCATGACAGCAAGCATCCAGCCGGGAACGGAGTCCCTGATGATCTATGCAACCGCTACTCCAGCATCTCCTACTTCTAAGGTCGCAAAGATCACTCAGCCAGGTTATTATTTCTGGAATGGAAGCAATTGGGAAAGTATGGGGGTAAACTCAAACCTCTATACCTCGGATGGAGCTATCACAACTTCTTTGGCCGCAAGAAATGTAGATTTGAATGGTAAAAACCTTGTCTTTTCCGGAACTGGAAGTGTTGGGATTGGAACCACTCCTTCTGCAACAGCTAAACTGGATGTTGCCGGAACAATAAAAGCCAGTGCTATAGATTATAACTCTGATGAAAGATTAAAGCAAAATATCGTTGAATTACACTCTTCTCAAGAAATCATCAACAAGCTAAGACCTGTCTCCTATTTTTGGAATAAAACCGGAAAAAAGAAAGGCGGAAATGCCCAGCTTCAATATGGTCTTGTTGCTCAGGAGGTAGAAAAAGTGCTGCCCAATATCGTCAGCACCGACAATGAAGGCTATAAATCAGTCAATTATAACGAACTGATTCCTTTATTATTACAAACCGTTCAGGAACAGGGCAAAAAGATAGAAGAATTACAGAAAGAACTGCAGCATCTGAAAAAATCCAGATAA
- a CDS encoding transposase, whose product MKKYHEPNYRRIFTDILTRKYPEKLETCTPILSKKELTALDVLQLNRLIFNTGYTDINQKHRSFNETSILQILEYQKTHNLNNSQLAIHFRLSRNTVTKWKKLFLS is encoded by the coding sequence ATGAAAAAGTATCACGAGCCCAACTATAGACGTATTTTCACAGATATCCTTACCAGAAAATATCCTGAAAAATTAGAAACCTGCACTCCTATTCTCAGCAAAAAAGAACTTACGGCATTGGATGTTCTACAGCTGAACAGGCTTATTTTTAACACTGGATATACAGACATTAATCAAAAGCACAGGTCATTTAATGAAACTTCTATTTTACAGATTCTGGAATATCAAAAAACCCACAATCTGAATAACAGTCAGTTGGCAATTCATTTCAGACTTAGCAGGAATACTGTTACCAAATGGAAAAAATTATTTTTATCATGA
- a CDS encoding TetR/AcrR family transcriptional regulator codes for MSKPRERILSTTLLLFHKQGFNSTGINQIIEEAKVSKASFYQHFKSKDDLCIEFLNKRYNYWVSELEKFISGTSTPEEKVLKSFDFLIYMNEKEDFRGCSFWNILSEIPADKENIHTTLRYHKNKLRIFFNDEMKNETTAAHVYLLFESSILTSQLYRSNEFIETSKTIIKNILHTSH; via the coding sequence ATGTCCAAACCTCGTGAAAGAATATTAAGTACAACTTTGCTTCTGTTTCATAAGCAAGGTTTTAACAGTACCGGTATTAACCAAATTATTGAAGAAGCCAAGGTTTCAAAAGCAAGCTTCTACCAACATTTTAAGTCAAAAGACGATCTATGTATTGAATTTCTTAACAAAAGATACAATTATTGGGTGTCTGAGCTGGAAAAGTTTATTTCCGGAACTTCAACGCCTGAAGAAAAAGTCTTGAAATCTTTTGATTTCCTTATTTATATGAATGAAAAAGAAGATTTCAGAGGCTGCAGCTTTTGGAATATCTTATCTGAAATACCCGCTGATAAAGAGAACATTCATACTACTCTCCGTTATCACAAGAATAAGCTGAGAATATTCTTCAACGATGAAATGAAGAATGAGACAACAGCAGCACATGTTTATCTCCTTTTTGAAAGTTCAATACTTACCAGCCAGCTCTACAGGTCAAACGAATTCATTGAAACCTCCAAAACGATTATTAAAAATATACTTCATACCTCGCACTAA